In Atribacterota bacterium, a genomic segment contains:
- the polA gene encoding DNA polymerase I encodes MIKKIKKLFLIDGQGLIYRAFFALPRLTTSYGQLINAAYGFTLVLLRLLEEQKPDGLIIAFDTPKPTFRHKQYDQYKAQREKMPPELIEQLPIIKEIVQKFNIPSVEIEEYEADDIIGTIVQKIKDSEYKPVIVTGDRDLLQLADKDTEILLMQKGVTQVKQHHLASIEKMLGFSPHFIPDYIGLKGDPSDNIPGVPGIGEKTAQKLIQQYGSLEEIIKNSHQIENKSIREKIFQYEEQARLSKKLAMIKRDVDIDLKLPRIAYTGPDYGQIRDLFQKYEFKKLIEKIPHKGENSKEIKKSIVVYKEILNEEQLIKLCQKIKLAGYLSFLLETYQSASHKLLKGIVISLLDESFLLRINSNDVLIGTDKYLSRELILSKLRELFQDGKIEKIGFDLKNSWAYLYNDIDFFQFPYFDIKIASYLLNPSQQDYSLTKIIQDYLIKESDTEKDGGPEKHFADQEQEICWQTQSLLSLKTILWEQLSKNDLDKLYLDIELPLVRVIYQMEKRGIKLDTIFLKKMSQQFSQKIAEIKTDIFNLAGGEFNLNSPKQLSQVLFEKLKLPTVRKIKTGYSTDAQVLLELSEKHEVVAKILDYRELEKLKNTYIDKLPRLINPQTGRIHTCFNQTGTSTGRLSSNNPNLQNIPVRTELGRAIRNAFIAEEGNIYLSADYSQIELRILAHLSQDESLREAFLKGNDIHAYTAAQLFNIDLNLVSEEMRRIAKTINFGIIYGMSSYGLANNLRISREYAEQYIEAYFQRYHRVKEYINEQIELARKDKYVKTMLNRIRYLNGIDSPNKSIREFYERTAINTPIQGTAADLIKIAMIGINTRMERLNLCSGLILQIHDELIFEIPESELEMRQAIIKDIMENCLHLDIPLKVNFKNGYHWGDL; translated from the coding sequence ATGATAAAAAAGATCAAAAAATTATTTTTAATTGATGGACAGGGATTAATATATCGTGCTTTTTTTGCCTTACCCAGGTTAACAACTTCCTATGGGCAGCTTATTAATGCTGCCTATGGCTTTACCCTGGTATTATTAAGATTATTAGAAGAACAAAAACCGGATGGTCTCATAATTGCCTTTGATACTCCTAAACCAACCTTTCGCCATAAACAGTATGACCAGTATAAAGCCCAGAGAGAAAAAATGCCTCCGGAATTAATTGAACAATTGCCTATTATTAAAGAAATCGTGCAAAAATTTAATATTCCGTCAGTTGAAATTGAAGAGTATGAAGCTGATGACATTATTGGCACTATAGTTCAGAAAATAAAAGATAGTGAATATAAGCCGGTTATTGTTACCGGTGACCGGGATTTATTACAACTGGCAGATAAAGATACAGAAATATTATTGATGCAAAAAGGAGTAACTCAGGTGAAACAACATCACCTGGCATCTATTGAAAAGATGCTTGGCTTCTCTCCTCATTTTATTCCCGATTACATAGGTCTCAAAGGAGACCCGTCTGATAATATACCAGGAGTTCCTGGGATTGGAGAAAAAACCGCTCAAAAACTAATCCAGCAATACGGTAGTTTGGAAGAAATAATTAAAAATTCTCACCAGATAGAAAATAAGTCCATCAGAGAGAAAATATTCCAATATGAAGAGCAAGCTAGATTAAGTAAAAAATTAGCTATGATTAAGAGAGATGTTGATATTGATTTGAAATTACCCAGAATTGCTTATACCGGACCAGACTATGGACAAATTAGAGACTTGTTTCAAAAATATGAATTTAAAAAGTTGATAGAGAAGATTCCTCATAAAGGGGAAAATAGTAAAGAAATAAAAAAGAGTATAGTAGTATATAAGGAAATTTTAAATGAAGAGCAGTTAATAAAATTATGCCAGAAGATTAAATTAGCAGGTTATCTTTCGTTTTTATTAGAGACATATCAGTCAGCTTCTCATAAATTGCTTAAAGGTATTGTCATTAGCCTTCTGGATGAATCATTTTTATTAAGAATTAATAGCAATGATGTACTAATAGGAACAGATAAATATCTTTCCAGGGAATTAATATTAAGCAAGTTAAGGGAGTTATTTCAGGATGGAAAGATTGAGAAGATCGGCTTTGATTTGAAGAATTCCTGGGCTTATTTATATAATGATATTGATTTTTTCCAGTTTCCTTACTTTGATATTAAGATAGCTTCCTATTTATTAAATCCCTCCCAGCAAGATTACAGTTTGACCAAAATAATACAGGATTACTTAATCAAAGAGAGTGATACTGAAAAGGATGGCGGGCCGGAAAAACATTTCGCTGACCAGGAACAGGAAATATGTTGGCAGACCCAATCATTATTATCCTTAAAAACGATATTATGGGAACAACTCTCTAAAAATGATCTGGATAAACTTTATCTGGATATTGAACTCCCTCTGGTTAGAGTAATTTACCAGATGGAAAAAAGGGGAATCAAGCTGGATACCATCTTTTTAAAGAAGATGTCCCAGCAATTTTCCCAGAAAATAGCTGAAATTAAGACAGATATTTTTAATTTAGCTGGTGGTGAATTCAATTTAAATTCACCCAAACAGTTAAGTCAAGTTTTATTTGAAAAATTGAAACTTCCCACTGTAAGAAAAATTAAGACAGGCTATTCAACTGATGCACAGGTTTTATTGGAATTATCTGAAAAGCATGAAGTTGTAGCTAAAATACTTGATTATCGTGAATTGGAGAAATTAAAGAATACCTATATTGATAAATTGCCACGGTTAATAAATCCTCAAACCGGTAGGATTCATACTTGTTTTAATCAAACCGGCACTTCAACCGGAAGATTAAGTAGCAACAATCCTAATTTACAGAATATACCGGTACGGACGGAACTGGGTCGGGCTATCAGGAATGCTTTTATTGCCGAGGAAGGGAATATTTATTTATCTGCAGATTATTCCCAGATTGAGTTGAGAATTCTGGCACATTTATCTCAAGATGAGAGTTTAAGGGAGGCATTCTTAAAGGGAAATGATATTCATGCCTATACGGCAGCACAATTATTTAATATTGATTTAAATCTGGTCAGTGAGGAGATGAGAAGAATTGCTAAGACTATTAATTTCGGGATTATTTATGGCATGAGTAGTTATGGTTTAGCCAATAATCTCAGAATAAGCAGAGAATATGCAGAGCAATATATTGAAGCCTATTTTCAGAGATATCATAGGGTAAAAGAATATATTAACGAGCAGATTGAGCTTGCCAGAAAAGATAAGTATGTCAAAACTATGTTAAATCGAATCAGGTATCTGAATGGTATTGATAGCCCCAATAAATCAATCAGAGAATTTTACGAACGAACCGCTATTAATACCCCCATACAGGGTACAGCAGCAGATTTAATTAAAATAGCTATGATTGGAATAAACACCAGAATGGAGAGATTAAATCTATGCAGCGGTTTAATTTTACAAATTCACGATGAACTAATTTTTGAAATCCCAGAATCAGAGTTGGAAATGAGACAGGCTATAATTAAAGATATCATGGAGAATTGTTTACATCTGGATATACCATTAAAAGTGAATTTTAAGAATGGTTACCACTGGGGAGACCTGTAA
- a CDS encoding DNA polymerase III subunit alpha: MSEKSRFVHLHVHSEYSLLDGACRIKELIRKAKENNMSALALTDHGVMYGAIQFYKEAVANNIKPIIGCEVYLAPHSRKDKSNGKKESPSHLILLVKNKTGYQNLIQLVTKSFLEGFYYKPRIDKEILREYSEGLIGLSACLKGEIPRLILQNNFTEAQELALSYQEIFGKGNFYLELQNNTMPEQIKVNQELVKLGNLLQIPLVATNDVHYIDKEDYEAHDILLCIQTATNLDDPDRMKFSTDDFYFNTQEEMQQHFADISEALDNTCKIAQECTLEIDFQNAHLPDFSLPENLTDYDYLKQLCYEGAIRKFTHLEGEIKDRLDYELSIIKKMGFATYFLIVWDFVNYAKKHNIMVGPGRGSAAGSLVAYCLNITNINPLDYNLLFERFLNPERISMPDFDIDFSFEGRGEVIEYVSKKYGRDKVSQIITFGTMAARAVIRDVGRALGIPYGQVDKIAKLIPMDPKMTIEKALQIEPELKNRMENDAIIKKMIEISSKLEGLSRHASTHAAGVVLSRESLTNFVPLQLTSEGEISTQYAAEDLESLGLLKMDFLGLRTLSVINNTIKIIKKTRGEIINIDEISLDDEKVYEILAKGECCGIFQLESSGMTDLVKRMEPKNIEDITALLALFRPGPLGSGMIDDFINRKKGKVEIKYLHPKLEPILRDTYGVIVYQEQVMQIASQLAGYSLGQADILRKAMGKKIKEVMKKQQKQFIEGAVKNDIEKKTAEDIYDLIAYFAGYGFNKSHSVSYAFLSYQTAYLKAHYPVEYMAALLTSIMQNTDKVVKYIKECQNIGLKILPPDINESLIDFTVVDKQTIRFGLAAVKNVGRAAVESIIKERRESGLFSSLIDFCQRVDLKTINRRVVESLIKCGAFDSLKASRAQLLSILERSIQIAQDRQKEKRNGQTSLFMVKNDGLVNDLQDTFNLTAVPEFTDQELLTMEKETLGFYLSHHPLEDYQEKLTELVNADSTNLEDFSDKSHVILGGVITNIRRKSTKNGNIMAYFSLEDLHGTIEIIVFPKTFEEFKEVLREENVVIVEGRLDAMEVNMKLLAETIIPINEYQKNNLTMGKKKVKSQHNLHIEVDVDGLEPEKLDDLKEILQKYPGTNRVIIHFKSGTRTYHHYVDEQLRVKYNKGLVKEIKDCLIQTRIWLENEDSGKN, translated from the coding sequence ATGTCTGAAAAATCAAGATTTGTCCATCTACATGTTCATTCTGAGTACAGTCTTCTGGATGGAGCATGCCGCATAAAAGAATTAATTAGAAAAGCCAAAGAAAATAATATGTCTGCTTTAGCTCTGACTGATCATGGAGTTATGTATGGCGCCATACAGTTTTATAAAGAAGCTGTTGCCAATAATATTAAACCAATAATTGGCTGTGAAGTTTACCTTGCTCCTCATAGCAGAAAAGATAAATCCAATGGTAAGAAGGAATCACCAAGTCATTTAATTCTTCTGGTCAAGAACAAGACTGGATACCAGAACCTTATTCAATTAGTTACCAAATCATTTCTGGAAGGCTTCTATTATAAACCGAGGATAGATAAAGAAATATTAAGAGAATACAGTGAAGGGCTTATTGGGCTATCAGCTTGCCTGAAAGGAGAAATACCCCGCCTTATATTACAAAATAATTTTACTGAAGCTCAGGAATTAGCCCTATCCTATCAGGAAATATTTGGTAAGGGTAATTTTTATCTGGAGTTACAAAACAATACTATGCCAGAACAAATTAAGGTTAATCAGGAACTGGTCAAACTGGGTAATTTACTGCAGATTCCCCTGGTGGCTACCAATGATGTACACTATATTGACAAAGAAGATTACGAAGCCCATGATATTTTATTATGTATTCAAACTGCTACTAATCTTGATGATCCTGATCGTATGAAATTTAGTACTGATGATTTTTATTTTAATACCCAGGAAGAGATGCAGCAACATTTTGCTGATATTTCTGAGGCACTGGATAATACCTGCAAAATTGCTCAGGAGTGTACTCTGGAAATAGATTTTCAAAATGCCCATCTACCTGATTTTAGCTTACCGGAAAACCTTACTGATTATGATTATTTAAAGCAACTATGTTATGAAGGAGCAATAAGAAAATTTACACATCTTGAAGGTGAAATTAAGGATCGTTTGGATTATGAATTGTCTATTATAAAAAAAATGGGTTTCGCTACTTATTTCTTAATTGTATGGGACTTCGTTAATTATGCTAAAAAACATAATATAATGGTTGGTCCGGGAAGGGGTTCAGCAGCTGGTAGTCTGGTAGCTTATTGTCTGAATATTACTAATATTAATCCTCTCGATTATAACCTGCTCTTCGAAAGATTCCTCAATCCAGAAAGAATCAGTATGCCCGATTTTGATATTGATTTTAGTTTCGAGGGAAGAGGAGAAGTAATTGAATATGTCAGTAAAAAATATGGGCGTGATAAAGTTTCTCAGATTATTACGTTTGGAACAATGGCTGCTCGAGCAGTAATTAGAGATGTGGGTAGAGCTCTGGGTATTCCCTATGGGCAAGTGGATAAGATTGCTAAACTTATTCCTATGGATCCCAAGATGACCATAGAGAAAGCATTACAGATTGAACCTGAATTAAAAAATAGAATGGAAAACGATGCTATCATTAAGAAGATGATTGAAATATCATCAAAATTAGAAGGTTTATCCCGTCATGCTTCCACACATGCTGCTGGAGTGGTCCTATCTCGAGAATCATTGACTAATTTTGTTCCTCTCCAACTAACATCTGAAGGGGAAATTTCTACCCAATATGCAGCTGAAGATTTAGAATCACTGGGATTATTAAAAATGGATTTCCTGGGATTGAGGACTCTCTCGGTGATTAACAATACTATAAAAATTATTAAGAAAACCAGGGGTGAAATAATAAATATAGATGAAATATCCTTAGATGATGAGAAGGTCTATGAAATCCTGGCAAAAGGAGAATGTTGCGGCATCTTTCAATTAGAAAGTTCTGGAATGACAGACCTGGTAAAGCGAATGGAACCGAAGAATATTGAAGATATAACTGCCCTGTTAGCACTATTTAGACCTGGTCCCTTAGGGAGTGGTATGATTGATGATTTTATAAATCGGAAAAAAGGGAAGGTAGAAATTAAATATCTACATCCCAAACTGGAACCAATTTTAAGGGATACTTATGGGGTAATTGTCTATCAGGAACAGGTTATGCAAATTGCCAGTCAATTGGCAGGCTACTCCCTCGGTCAGGCAGACATTTTAAGGAAGGCAATGGGCAAAAAGATAAAAGAAGTAATGAAAAAACAGCAAAAACAATTCATCGAAGGTGCTGTTAAAAATGATATTGAGAAAAAGACTGCTGAAGATATATACGATCTTATTGCTTATTTTGCCGGATATGGATTTAACAAATCTCATAGTGTTTCCTATGCTTTTCTATCTTATCAGACTGCCTATCTTAAAGCGCATTATCCTGTAGAATATATGGCAGCATTACTTACCAGTATTATGCAAAATACTGATAAGGTGGTGAAATATATTAAAGAGTGCCAGAATATAGGCTTGAAAATATTACCCCCAGATATCAATGAAAGCTTGATTGATTTTACTGTGGTAGATAAACAAACCATACGTTTTGGTCTGGCAGCGGTTAAGAATGTGGGTAGGGCTGCGGTTGAAAGTATTATTAAAGAAAGAAGAGAAAGTGGTTTATTTTCATCTCTAATTGATTTTTGCCAGAGAGTGGATTTAAAGACCATCAATAGGAGGGTTGTAGAGAGTTTAATAAAATGCGGTGCTTTTGATTCACTTAAAGCTTCTAGGGCTCAATTATTGTCAATTTTAGAAAGGTCAATTCAGATAGCTCAGGATAGGCAAAAAGAAAAAAGAAATGGTCAGACCAGCCTTTTTATGGTAAAAAATGATGGTCTTGTGAACGATCTTCAGGATACCTTTAATTTGACAGCAGTGCCAGAATTTACCGACCAGGAACTTTTAACTATGGAAAAGGAAACTCTTGGTTTTTATCTTTCCCATCATCCTTTAGAGGATTATCAGGAAAAATTGACTGAGCTTGTCAATGCTGATTCTACTAACCTGGAAGATTTTTCTGATAAAAGCCATGTCATTCTGGGAGGTGTAATTACCAATATAAGAAGGAAGTCTACCAAAAATGGAAATATAATGGCTTATTTTTCCCTGGAGGATTTGCATGGTACTATTGAAATTATTGTTTTTCCAAAAACCTTTGAGGAGTTCAAAGAAGTGCTCAGGGAAGAGAACGTGGTTATAGTAGAAGGACGTCTGGATGCTATGGAAGTAAATATGAAGTTATTGGCAGAGACAATCATCCCGATTAATGAATATCAGAAAAACAATTTAACCATGGGAAAGAAAAAAGTAAAAAGCCAGCACAATTTACATATAGAAGTAGATGTAGATGGGCTTGAACCGGAGAAATTAGATGATTTAAAAGAAATATTACAAAAATACCCTGGAACAAATCGAGTTATAATTCATTTTAAATCTGGCACAAGAACATATCACCATTATGTCGATGAACAATTAAGAGTAAAATATAATAAAGGATTAGTCAAAGAAATAAAGGATTGTTTAATCCAAACCAGGATATGGCTGGAAAATGAAGATTCTGGCAAAAATTAG
- a CDS encoding ATP-dependent 6-phosphofructokinase → MSKRIGILTGGGDCCGLNPAIRGAVYRAYDFHYEVFGIRDGWRGLIDGNLFKIHLQDVEELIDKAGTILGTSRTNPFKVESGVERVLNTIKNYGLDAVLAMGGEDTLGVAQNLFKEYKVNVVGAPKTMDNDLSSTDFTFGFDSSVTRAVEAMKSLEDTGKSHHRVMILEVMGRHAGWVALYTGLASGADWILLPEEKPDIDEMCKQLQRVYSRKKYALVVVSEGVELPGVNAGREELDQFGHMILKKREIGQSLGDVISEKTGLETRHAVIGHMQRGGNPTIFDRILGLRTGVRAMELIEKKDFGKMAAMKGNKIISVPLEEATREIKIVNKEWISFAKIFFK, encoded by the coding sequence ATGTCTAAAAGAATTGGTATTTTAACAGGTGGAGGAGATTGTTGTGGGCTTAACCCAGCCATTCGTGGTGCAGTTTATCGAGCCTATGATTTTCATTATGAAGTATTTGGCATCAGAGATGGTTGGAGGGGTTTAATTGATGGTAATCTTTTTAAAATTCATTTACAGGATGTAGAAGAGTTAATAGATAAAGCCGGTACTATTCTTGGAACTTCTCGCACCAACCCCTTTAAGGTGGAAAGCGGAGTAGAAAGAGTATTGAATACTATAAAGAATTATGGTCTGGATGCTGTTCTGGCAATGGGAGGCGAGGATACCCTGGGAGTCGCGCAAAATCTATTTAAAGAGTACAAGGTAAATGTTGTAGGAGCACCTAAAACCATGGATAATGATCTATCATCTACTGATTTTACCTTTGGCTTTGATAGTTCTGTCACCAGAGCGGTGGAAGCAATGAAGAGTCTGGAAGATACTGGAAAATCTCATCACAGGGTCATGATACTGGAAGTTATGGGTAGGCATGCCGGTTGGGTTGCCCTGTATACCGGGCTGGCCTCTGGAGCAGACTGGATATTGCTTCCAGAAGAAAAACCGGATATTGACGAGATGTGCAAACAACTTCAGCGTGTTTATTCCAGAAAAAAATATGCTCTGGTGGTAGTATCAGAAGGTGTTGAATTACCAGGTGTTAATGCTGGTCGGGAAGAATTAGACCAGTTTGGACATATGATTTTAAAAAAAAGAGAAATTGGTCAGTCTTTAGGTGATGTAATTAGCGAGAAAACCGGTCTAGAAACCAGACATGCCGTAATTGGGCATATGCAGAGAGGTGGCAATCCAACGATATTCGATAGAATCCTGGGTTTGCGTACCGGAGTAAGAGCAATGGAATTAATTGAAAAGAAAGATTTTGGAAAAATGGCAGCAATGAAGGGCAATAAGATTATTTCAGTACCTCTAGAGGAAGCTACCAGGGAAATTAAGATAGTAAATAAAGAATGGATTAGTTTTGCCAAAATATTCTTTAAGTAA
- the fba gene encoding class II fructose-1,6-bisphosphate aldolase: MPLVTSKEILIDAQKNHYAVGAFNANNMEIVQAIIETAEEERAPVIVQASQGAIKYAGLDMIVGMVKVLAERTFIPVVLHLDHGTDYYQNIRCLRAGFTSLMFDGSKLPFAENVALTKKVVEMAHSCDIPVEAEIGQIGKMDSSDEPGIAREKIKEFMADPEEADKFVKLTAIDSLAAAVGTIHGCREPIAELDIPRIEKIRDLTGIPLVLHGASGASDEEVKKGIAAGICKINIDTRIRMAFTRAIQDYLDKNSNEIDPRKVLGVAKEAAKKVIRDRIRVLGCHNRV, encoded by the coding sequence ATGCCCTTAGTAACAAGCAAAGAAATATTAATAGATGCTCAAAAAAACCATTATGCTGTGGGTGCCTTTAATGCCAATAATATGGAGATAGTACAGGCAATCATAGAAACTGCTGAAGAAGAAAGAGCGCCAGTGATAGTACAGGCTTCCCAAGGAGCTATTAAATATGCTGGTTTAGATATGATAGTTGGCATGGTAAAGGTATTGGCGGAAAGGACTTTTATACCAGTTGTTTTACATCTGGATCACGGGACCGATTATTATCAAAATATCAGATGTTTAAGAGCTGGATTTACCTCATTGATGTTTGATGGTTCCAAATTACCATTTGCTGAAAATGTTGCTTTAACTAAAAAGGTAGTAGAAATGGCACATTCTTGCGATATTCCGGTAGAGGCTGAAATCGGGCAGATTGGGAAGATGGATTCCAGTGATGAACCAGGAATAGCACGAGAGAAAATAAAGGAATTTATGGCTGATCCGGAAGAAGCGGACAAGTTTGTCAAGTTAACAGCTATTGATTCTTTAGCTGCGGCGGTGGGGACAATTCATGGATGTCGAGAACCTATTGCTGAATTGGATATACCTCGCATCGAAAAGATTAGAGATTTAACTGGCATTCCCCTGGTGTTACATGGAGCCTCTGGAGCAAGTGATGAAGAAGTAAAAAAAGGAATTGCTGCAGGAATATGCAAGATTAACATAGATACCAGGATACGGATGGCTTTTACCAGGGCAATCCAGGATTATCTTGATAAGAACTCTAATGAAATAGATCCTCGGAAGGTTCTGGGGGTTGCCAAAGAGGCAGCAAAGAAAGTTATTAGAGACCGTATTAGAGTATTAGGTTGTCATAATAGAGTATAG
- the hflK gene encoding FtsH protease activity modulator HflK gives MNDFRDDAGEKIINIAEKIPKITFGKKFLKLLILILVILYLVSGIYIVQPNEQGVVRRFGKFNRLDSPGLHYHLPFPFESAVTPSVTEVKRIEIGFRTVRDSYIEVQEEALMLTGDENIVSAEAIVQYRIKNAADYLFNIIEPELTVKNASEAALRQVIGSRKIDDALTEGKYEIQEETRLLIQELLDIYQSGILAIAVQLQDVNPPTEVSAAFKDVASAKEDKSKFINEAEGYRNDIIPKARGEAARIIKEAEGYKIERIRKAEGDVAKFNQILAEYQKGKEVTKYRLYIETMEKILPNMNKFIIEETENNVLKLLPLNEPLVQDLIRKEVEQK, from the coding sequence ATGAACGATTTTAGAGATGATGCTGGGGAAAAAATAATTAATATAGCTGAAAAAATTCCAAAAATAACATTTGGTAAAAAATTTTTAAAGCTATTGATTCTAATTTTAGTTATTTTATACCTGGTTAGCGGTATTTACATTGTTCAACCTAATGAACAAGGAGTAGTCAGGCGTTTCGGAAAATTTAACAGATTAGATAGTCCAGGTCTTCATTATCACCTGCCCTTTCCCTTTGAATCAGCAGTAACACCTTCAGTTACAGAGGTAAAAAGGATTGAAATTGGTTTTCGGACTGTTCGTGATAGTTATATTGAAGTCCAGGAGGAAGCTCTTATGCTTACCGGGGATGAAAATATTGTTAGTGCCGAGGCCATTGTGCAGTACCGAATTAAAAATGCTGCTGATTACCTTTTTAATATAATTGAACCTGAGCTCACTGTTAAAAACGCCTCTGAAGCTGCACTTAGACAGGTAATCGGAAGTCGTAAAATTGATGATGCCTTAACCGAAGGCAAATACGAAATACAGGAGGAGACAAGGTTGCTTATCCAGGAGTTACTTGATATCTACCAATCTGGAATTTTAGCAATTGCCGTCCAATTACAGGATGTTAATCCTCCTACTGAGGTATCAGCTGCTTTTAAGGATGTAGCCAGCGCTAAAGAAGATAAAAGTAAATTCATCAATGAAGCAGAAGGTTATCGCAATGACATCATTCCCAAAGCCAGAGGAGAAGCGGCTAGAATTATAAAAGAGGCAGAAGGTTATAAAATCGAGAGAATAAGAAAAGCAGAAGGTGATGTGGCTAAATTTAATCAGATCTTAGCTGAATACCAGAAGGGAAAAGAGGTTACTAAATACCGCTTATATATCGAAACAATGGAAAAAATATTACCAAATATGAATAAATTTATCATAGAAGAAACGGAAAATAATGTGTTAAAACTGTTGCCCTTGAATGAACCACTGGTCCAGGACTTAATTAGAAAGGAGGTTGAGCAAAAATGA
- the hflC gene encoding protease modulator HflC — MRKSLIFICLILIILLANFTLFIIDETKQAIVLQFGKPIRVIREAGLHMRIPFIQNVILFESRLLVYDAPPTEIITRDKKTLILDNYARWKIADPLLFMQTVRDINGAQARLDDIIYSELRVDLGKFDMSEIVSSKRTEIMETVTERSNEKSMEYGINIIDVRIKRADLPPENEQNIYARMEAERDRIAKQYRAEGMEESAKIMAETEREKTVILAEAYREAQQLRGEGEAEAIRIYAESFNQDAEFYQFLRTLESYQNSLGENTTILLSSKNEYFQYINNIRD, encoded by the coding sequence ATGAGAAAAAGTTTAATATTTATTTGCTTAATTTTGATTATCCTTTTGGCAAATTTTACCCTTTTCATTATTGATGAAACAAAACAGGCTATAGTTCTGCAATTTGGTAAGCCAATCAGGGTTATTCGAGAAGCAGGTTTGCACATGAGAATTCCCTTTATTCAAAATGTAATCCTCTTTGAGTCTAGGTTGCTTGTTTACGATGCTCCTCCTACTGAGATAATTACCCGAGATAAGAAAACCCTAATTCTCGATAATTACGCCCGCTGGAAAATTGCTGATCCCCTACTTTTTATGCAAACAGTCAGAGATATTAATGGAGCGCAAGCTAGATTGGATGATATCATTTATTCTGAATTAAGAGTGGATCTGGGTAAATTCGATATGAGCGAAATCGTCTCCTCAAAAAGAACTGAAATTATGGAAACTGTTACCGAACGCAGTAATGAAAAATCTATGGAATATGGAATAAATATTATTGATGTAAGAATAAAACGTGCAGATTTGCCTCCGGAAAATGAACAAAATATTTATGCCAGAATGGAAGCTGAACGGGACAGAATCGCCAAGCAATATCGAGCAGAAGGCATGGAAGAATCCGCCAAAATTATGGCAGAAACAGAAAGAGAAAAAACTGTAATACTGGCTGAGGCATACCGAGAAGCTCAGCAGTTAAGAGGTGAAGGCGAGGCAGAGGCAATTCGAATATATGCAGAAAGTTTTAATCAGGATGCAGAGTTCTATCAATTCCTTAGAACTCTGGAATCTTACCAAAACAGCTTGGGAGAAAATACCACTATTCTGTTATCATCTAAAAATGAATACTTTCAATATATTAACAATATACGAGATTGA